One Ignavibacterium album JCM 16511 genomic region harbors:
- the purD gene encoding phosphoribosylamine--glycine ligase, with protein MNVAIIGSGGREHALALSISKSNLLDRLFCLPGNPGTKKIATNIQIGINDFEKILQFCKENRIDLVVIGPEQPLVDGLSDYLRANNIIVFGPSSAASKIESSKSFAKTIMQKAGVPTATYNEFSATELNSAISYLEKSNFPIVIKADGLAAGKGVFICENINEATNIVKAISLDGIFGSAGQKFLIEEFMIGEEASIFAITDGENFITLPAAQDYKRVGDNDTGKNTGGMGAYAPAPLISKELEELVQHKIFQPMIRQLKEVGYPFIGCLYAGLMITKDGPKVVEFNCRFGDPETQVVLPLLEGDVLKLLFSAATGKLDMESVRYSSGCSVCVVAASEGYPDKFEKGFEITGLDIDDPQIIIYHAGTTEKEGKILTNGGRVLGITSVLKNNNLLEARNKAYEAIKKINFKNIYYRKDIASKALRYL; from the coding sequence ATGAATGTAGCAATTATTGGCTCAGGAGGTAGAGAACACGCTTTAGCTCTATCAATATCCAAGAGTAACTTACTGGATAGACTGTTCTGTTTACCTGGAAATCCTGGCACAAAGAAGATAGCTACGAATATTCAAATCGGAATAAATGATTTTGAGAAAATATTACAATTTTGTAAAGAAAATAGAATTGATTTAGTGGTAATCGGACCCGAGCAACCTTTGGTTGATGGACTTTCAGATTATTTAAGGGCTAATAATATTATTGTATTCGGACCATCTTCTGCTGCATCGAAGATTGAATCTAGCAAATCATTTGCAAAAACTATAATGCAGAAGGCTGGCGTTCCTACTGCTACTTACAATGAATTCAGTGCAACCGAATTAAATTCTGCCATAAGTTATCTGGAAAAATCTAATTTTCCAATTGTGATTAAAGCTGATGGTTTAGCTGCCGGAAAAGGTGTATTTATCTGTGAAAATATTAATGAAGCAACAAATATTGTTAAGGCGATATCACTTGATGGAATTTTTGGTTCAGCGGGACAGAAATTTTTAATTGAAGAATTTATGATTGGAGAAGAAGCTTCAATTTTTGCTATAACTGATGGGGAAAATTTTATAACATTACCAGCGGCTCAGGATTATAAAAGAGTAGGTGACAACGATACAGGAAAGAATACAGGCGGTATGGGTGCATATGCTCCGGCTCCGTTAATCTCCAAAGAGTTAGAAGAATTAGTTCAACATAAAATTTTTCAACCGATGATTAGACAACTTAAAGAGGTAGGTTATCCTTTTATAGGATGTTTGTATGCTGGATTAATGATTACAAAAGATGGACCTAAAGTTGTAGAATTTAATTGTCGTTTTGGAGATCCTGAAACTCAGGTCGTTCTACCATTATTGGAAGGCGATGTCTTAAAACTTTTATTTTCAGCTGCTACCGGTAAACTTGATATGGAGTCTGTAAGATATTCAAGCGGTTGTTCAGTTTGCGTTGTGGCAGCGTCAGAGGGTTATCCTGATAAATTCGAGAAAGGGTTTGAAATTACTGGTCTGGATATAGACGATCCGCAAATAATTATTTACCATGCTGGAACAACTGAGAAAGAAGGTAAAATTTTAACAAATGGTGGAAGAGTACTTGGAATTACTTCAGTACTGAAAAATAATAATCTGCTTGAAGCTCGCAATAAAGCTTATGAGGCAATAAAGAAAATTAACTTTAAAAACATATATTACCGAAAAGACATTGCTTCAAAAGCTCTGAGATATTTATAA
- a CDS encoding glycosyltransferase: MNDRKFKALIIAYYFPPLGLSGVQRTFKFVKYLLKYNWEPTVITTDKIAYYAYDYSLLEELNSLNIKVIRVSGKEPNSILSNLGNLKPPREVFRKIFDIISQTIFIPDNKISWSNSAAIKAEEILTNENFDAIFISCPPFSAFEKISKLRTKFDVPIIIDYRDLWYNSYFSFYITPLHKILNKRKEYLSLKNADAVIVTNRKIKEFLIKNYPFLTFDDINIIPHGFDPEDFQLAKPFPKPKNKLVIMFSGIFIGYGTPKYLLKAFKELSVERPDIAQNIELHFVGYLRKENVKLIKKLKLEEFVVDHGYVDHLTSVRKIMLADVLWLMIDYKKNIDAILPGKIYEYVGSGKPILGCIPEGAAKQALQEYGASFICKPDDVSEIKENLYRIYDLYKNNQLPKPSEEIIRKYQRDVLTETLIKIFQSKIKV; encoded by the coding sequence ATGAATGATAGAAAATTTAAAGCTCTGATAATAGCTTATTATTTTCCTCCTTTGGGTTTGAGTGGAGTACAAAGGACATTCAAGTTTGTTAAATACTTGTTAAAGTACAACTGGGAACCAACAGTCATAACTACTGATAAAATTGCCTATTATGCTTATGATTATTCATTATTAGAAGAACTGAACTCATTAAATATTAAAGTCATAAGAGTTTCAGGTAAAGAACCTAACTCAATATTATCAAACTTGGGAAACCTTAAACCTCCAAGAGAAGTATTTCGTAAAATATTTGACATAATTTCTCAAACTATTTTCATTCCCGATAATAAAATCTCATGGTCAAATTCTGCAGCCATTAAAGCCGAAGAGATTCTGACAAATGAAAATTTTGATGCAATTTTTATTAGTTGCCCACCATTTTCAGCATTTGAAAAAATATCCAAACTTAGAACTAAATTTGATGTTCCTATCATAATAGATTATAGAGACTTATGGTATAATAGTTATTTTTCTTTTTATATTACTCCTCTTCATAAAATTCTAAATAAAAGGAAAGAATATCTTTCATTAAAAAATGCAGATGCTGTAATTGTCACAAACCGAAAAATTAAAGAGTTCTTGATAAAAAATTATCCATTCTTAACATTTGATGATATAAATATCATCCCACATGGGTTTGATCCGGAGGATTTTCAATTAGCAAAGCCATTTCCGAAGCCAAAAAATAAGTTAGTAATTATGTTTTCGGGTATTTTTATTGGATATGGAACACCAAAATACTTGTTAAAAGCTTTTAAGGAATTATCTGTTGAAAGACCTGATATCGCACAAAATATTGAATTACACTTTGTAGGCTATTTAAGAAAAGAAAATGTTAAGTTAATAAAAAAACTTAAGTTAGAAGAATTTGTTGTTGATCATGGTTATGTTGATCATCTTACCTCTGTTCGAAAGATTATGCTTGCAGATGTTCTTTGGCTTATGATTGATTACAAAAAAAATATCGACGCAATCCTTCCTGGTAAAATCTACGAATATGTTGGTTCGGGTAAACCAATACTCGGTTGTATTCCTGAAGGTGCTGCAAAACAAGCATTACAAGAATATGGAGCATCTTTTATCTGTAAGCCAGATGATGTTTCGGAGATTAAAGAAAATCTTTACAGGATTTATGACTTATATAAAAATAATCAGTTACCTAAACCATCAGAAGAAATTATCCGGAAATATCAAAGAGATGTCCTTACAGAAACACTAATTAAAATATTTCAATCAAAAATCAAAGTTTAA
- the guaB gene encoding IMP dehydrogenase has translation MLDKKLLTEGLTFDDVLLIPSRSKVLPREVDVSTFLTREIKLNIPLISAAMDTVTESEMAIAMAREGGIGILHKNMTIEKQCEEVDKVKRSESGMIQDPITLTPDKTIGEALQLMKKYSISGIPVVDNKGKLVGILTNRDLRFEPNHSLPVSELMTKENLITAPIGTTLEKAEKILQRYKIEKLPVVDKNGMLRGLITFKDILKKKKHPNACKDELGRLRVGAAVGITYDTTERVKELFNFGADVIVIDTAHGHSEGVLRTIKEIRRKFKYEQIIAGNIGTYDGAMDLINLGVDAIKVGIGPGSICTTRVVAGVGIPQITAITEAHRAASKKGIPIIADGGIRHTGDVPKAIVAGADSVMIGGLFAGVDESPGEKILYEGRSFKLYRGMGSLGAMKQGSKDRYFQDAEDDIAKLVPEGVEGRVPYKGPLSDTIYQIIGGLRAAMGYCGTKDITTLKRKGRFIKITLAGLQESHPHDIIITQEAPNYSLKK, from the coding sequence ATGTTAGATAAAAAATTATTGACTGAAGGATTAACTTTTGATGATGTGCTTTTAATCCCATCAAGATCTAAAGTATTACCAAGAGAAGTAGATGTTTCCACTTTTCTAACTAGAGAAATTAAACTAAATATTCCTCTTATATCTGCTGCGATGGACACTGTTACTGAATCCGAAATGGCTATTGCAATGGCTCGAGAGGGTGGAATTGGTATTCTGCATAAGAATATGACTATTGAAAAACAATGCGAAGAAGTGGATAAGGTTAAAAGGTCTGAAAGTGGGATGATCCAAGATCCAATTACATTAACTCCGGATAAAACGATAGGGGAAGCACTTCAGTTAATGAAGAAATATAGTATTTCCGGAATACCTGTGGTTGATAATAAGGGGAAATTAGTAGGAATTCTTACAAACAGAGATCTGAGGTTTGAACCTAATCATTCTCTCCCAGTTTCAGAATTAATGACTAAAGAAAATTTAATAACTGCTCCCATTGGAACAACTCTGGAAAAAGCTGAAAAAATTCTTCAGAGATATAAAATTGAAAAATTACCAGTTGTTGATAAAAATGGTATGTTACGCGGACTTATAACATTTAAAGATATACTCAAAAAGAAGAAACATCCTAATGCTTGCAAAGATGAATTGGGAAGACTCAGAGTTGGAGCAGCTGTTGGAATTACATATGATACAACAGAAAGAGTTAAGGAACTTTTTAATTTTGGCGCAGATGTAATTGTTATTGATACCGCACATGGTCACTCCGAAGGTGTTTTACGGACAATTAAAGAAATTAGAAGAAAATTTAAATATGAGCAGATAATTGCTGGAAATATAGGAACTTATGATGGGGCCATGGATCTAATTAATCTTGGAGTTGATGCAATCAAAGTTGGTATTGGACCTGGGTCAATTTGCACGACGAGAGTTGTTGCAGGTGTTGGTATACCCCAAATAACTGCTATAACAGAAGCACACAGAGCCGCATCTAAAAAAGGAATTCCAATAATTGCTGATGGTGGAATTCGTCATACAGGCGATGTTCCAAAAGCAATAGTAGCCGGTGCTGATTCGGTGATGATTGGTGGTCTATTTGCTGGTGTTGACGAAAGTCCTGGTGAAAAAATTCTTTATGAAGGTCGTAGCTTCAAATTATATAGAGGAATGGGATCTTTAGGGGCAATGAAACAGGGAAGTAAAGATAGATATTTTCAAGATGCAGAGGATGACATAGCAAAATTAGTACCTGAAGGTGTTGAGGGAAGAGTTCCATATAAAGGTCCTCTTAGTGATACGATTTATCAGATTATAGGTGGACTACGCGCTGCTATGGGTTATTGTGGTACGAAAGATATAACAACTCTTAAAAGGAAAGGCAGGTTCATTAAAATTACATTAGCAGGACTACAGGAAAGCCATCCTCACGATATAATTATTACTCAAGAAGCACCAAATTACAGTCTAAAGAAATAA
- a CDS encoding acyl-CoA dehydrogenase family protein, which produces MNKFSGVDYFEIEPLLTEEERMIRDTVREFVDNEIIPIIEEYNRKAEFPLHLVSKMAELGLFGPTLPSKYGCSELNNVAYGLIMQELERGDSGIRSFASVQSALVMYPIFTFGSEEQKDYWLPKLAAGEKIGCFGLTEPDYGSNPGGMITKAEKVSDGYLLNGAKMWITNGTIADVAVVWAKLDGVVRGFLVEKGAKGFSSPEMKGKHSLRASVTSELIFDNVLVPESNLLSKTEGLKNALMCLNQARYGIAWGVVGAMMACYDTALNYAKSRIQFSKPIAAYQMTQEKLVYMLTEITKAQLLNLQLGRLKDKGTLKFTQVSLAKRNNCEKALEIARMSREILGANGILDEYPVMRHAANLESVKTYEGTHEMHTLIVGEDITGCPAFE; this is translated from the coding sequence ATGAACAAATTTTCCGGTGTTGATTATTTTGAAATTGAACCTCTATTGACAGAGGAAGAAAGAATGATAAGAGATACAGTTCGGGAATTCGTAGATAATGAGATAATTCCTATTATTGAAGAATATAATAGGAAAGCTGAATTTCCTCTGCATCTTGTCTCTAAAATGGCTGAACTTGGGTTATTTGGTCCTACGCTTCCATCAAAGTATGGTTGTTCAGAATTAAATAATGTTGCTTATGGACTTATAATGCAAGAATTAGAAAGAGGTGATAGTGGTATTAGAAGTTTTGCATCTGTGCAAAGTGCACTTGTAATGTACCCCATTTTTACATTTGGTAGTGAAGAACAAAAAGATTATTGGTTACCTAAATTAGCTGCTGGAGAAAAGATAGGTTGCTTTGGACTTACAGAACCAGATTATGGTTCGAATCCTGGAGGAATGATAACTAAGGCTGAAAAAGTTTCAGATGGATATCTTCTAAATGGAGCAAAGATGTGGATTACGAATGGTACAATTGCTGATGTCGCTGTAGTATGGGCTAAATTGGACGGAGTTGTCAGAGGATTTTTAGTTGAGAAGGGAGCAAAGGGTTTTTCTTCACCTGAAATGAAAGGAAAACATTCATTGAGAGCCTCAGTTACCTCAGAACTAATTTTTGACAATGTGCTTGTCCCTGAGTCTAATTTGCTCTCTAAAACCGAAGGACTGAAAAATGCTTTAATGTGTCTGAATCAGGCAAGATATGGAATTGCATGGGGAGTTGTTGGGGCAATGATGGCTTGCTACGACACTGCTTTAAATTATGCAAAGTCCAGAATTCAATTTAGTAAGCCGATTGCAGCTTATCAGATGACCCAGGAAAAACTTGTTTATATGTTAACTGAAATCACTAAAGCGCAACTATTGAATCTTCAATTAGGTAGATTAAAAGACAAAGGAACATTGAAATTTACTCAGGTATCATTAGCAAAAAGAAACAATTGTGAAAAAGCTTTGGAAATTGCCAGGATGTCACGTGAAATTTTGGGAGCAAATGGTATTCTTGATGAATACCCTGTTATGAGGCATGCTGCTAACTTAGAATCAGTTAAAACATATGAGGGTACACATGAGATGCACACTTTGATTGTTGGTGAGGATATAACCGGATGTCCAGCTTTTGAGTAA
- a CDS encoding TonB-dependent receptor encodes MIFLSLLITFSSLANIDTFILEGIVLDAENSEPISNAAVQLVGTDLYTTTKSDGTFSLQISIQINFRIKITHLAYQEKLIDFKSQDELNKKLIVYLIPKIINLSTVVVSEHRSTSLIEEIRDYSNILGGRELQRNLSQTLASTLKNESGLSVRSMGPAPSRPVYRGLGQDRILISEDGMKTVDLSATSPDHAVTIEPFTSDRIEVLRGPKILTKTSSTVGGIVNVSRNEIPQQIHNTYHLTVGGYIETVNKGYLGAIQSEIPINPLAIRFELSRRNTSDLETPEGLLKNSSSENLNSAIGLSYINDFGYIGGAFRFYDLSYGIPGGFIGAHPKGVTIDITKNQIHFDSNIKFLNDSNYFRLSYKNIYYRHKEFEFSGRIGSEFRIITNLANVDFNHTSLFSFDEGIFGISAEHRDFEIGGFVFTPPTKSLNISAYLFEEINFGKTNLNFAARYSFDDIKPKVEKSDSKIGAIREKTFNNLSLSASILYQLSDNVFIGSNISRSTRVPTIEELFSEGPHLAAYSYEVGNPDLGSESGIGTEVFVYHKFEKLNFNLNAFYNNFESFIIPRNSGEINYQTFLPIYKTFGVGAILYGIDGSVNLNLYDSYYLSSSFSYTKGVFRENSKPLPQIPPFKGTTGVQFKTDNLQVGLNCEWALAQNDVDIFEQPTDGYLIFNSFVQYLFYIGESVNSFSINADNIFNKSYRNHLSRIKSILPEAGFNIRLIYKFML; translated from the coding sequence GTGATATTCTTGTCGCTACTAATAACTTTTAGCAGTCTCGCTAATATAGATACTTTTATTTTAGAAGGAATAGTACTCGATGCTGAAAACTCTGAACCTATAAGCAATGCAGCAGTGCAATTGGTAGGAACAGATTTATACACTACTACAAAATCTGATGGCACTTTTTCACTACAAATTAGTATTCAAATTAATTTTAGGATTAAGATTACACACCTTGCTTATCAGGAAAAACTGATTGATTTTAAATCTCAGGATGAATTGAATAAAAAACTGATTGTATATCTTATTCCTAAGATTATTAATCTTTCAACGGTAGTTGTGTCTGAGCATCGTTCTACATCTTTGATTGAAGAGATTAGAGATTATTCAAACATTCTTGGAGGAAGAGAATTACAAAGGAATTTAAGTCAGACTTTAGCTTCAACTCTTAAAAATGAATCTGGTTTATCTGTCCGTTCTATGGGGCCAGCACCTTCAAGACCCGTTTACAGAGGTTTGGGACAAGATAGAATTTTGATAAGTGAAGATGGAATGAAAACTGTTGACCTCTCTGCAACATCGCCTGACCACGCTGTAACTATTGAACCATTTACATCAGATAGAATTGAAGTTTTAAGAGGACCGAAAATATTAACAAAAACTTCTTCAACTGTAGGGGGAATTGTCAATGTATCGCGCAATGAAATTCCTCAACAGATTCACAACACTTATCACCTAACGGTTGGAGGTTATATAGAAACTGTTAACAAAGGATATCTTGGTGCCATACAATCTGAAATACCTATAAATCCATTGGCAATTCGATTTGAATTAAGTAGAAGAAATACTTCTGATTTAGAAACGCCGGAAGGATTACTTAAAAATTCATCATCAGAAAATCTTAATTCAGCTATTGGTTTAAGCTATATCAATGATTTCGGATATATCGGCGGAGCTTTTAGATTTTATGACCTGAGCTACGGAATTCCCGGTGGATTTATTGGTGCTCATCCAAAAGGAGTTACGATTGATATCACAAAAAATCAGATTCACTTCGATTCAAATATAAAATTTCTAAACGATTCTAATTATTTCAGACTTTCATATAAAAATATTTATTATCGTCATAAAGAATTTGAATTCAGTGGAAGAATTGGCTCAGAGTTCAGAATTATTACAAATCTTGCTAATGTGGATTTTAATCATACCAGTTTATTCAGTTTTGATGAGGGTATATTTGGAATTTCAGCTGAACATAGAGATTTTGAAATCGGTGGTTTTGTTTTTACACCGCCAACTAAATCACTGAACATTTCAGCTTATTTATTTGAGGAAATTAATTTTGGAAAAACAAATTTAAATTTTGCTGCAAGGTATTCTTTTGACGATATTAAACCTAAGGTAGAAAAATCAGATAGTAAAATCGGAGCTATTCGGGAAAAGACTTTTAATAATCTCTCACTATCTGCGTCAATACTTTACCAGCTTTCTGATAATGTATTTATTGGGTCAAACATAAGTCGATCTACAAGAGTGCCAACAATAGAAGAATTATTTTCAGAAGGTCCTCATTTAGCAGCTTACTCGTATGAAGTCGGTAATCCGGATTTAGGTAGTGAATCCGGAATTGGGACTGAAGTTTTTGTTTATCATAAATTTGAAAAACTGAATTTTAACTTAAATGCTTTTTATAACAACTTTGAATCGTTCATAATTCCAAGGAACAGTGGCGAAATAAATTATCAAACTTTTCTCCCGATTTATAAAACTTTCGGTGTTGGTGCAATACTTTATGGTATTGATGGTTCGGTTAATTTGAATTTATATGACAGTTATTATTTAAGCTCATCATTTAGCTATACTAAAGGAGTTTTTAGAGAGAATTCCAAACCTTTGCCTCAAATTCCTCCATTTAAAGGTACAACCGGTGTTCAATTCAAAACTGATAATTTGCAAGTCGGATTAAATTGTGAATGGGCATTAGCTCAAAATGATGTTGACATTTTCGAGCAGCCAACTGATGGATATTTAATCTTTAACTCGTTTGTACAATACTTATTTTATATTGGCGAAAGTGTTAATTCATTTTCAATAAACGCTGATAATATTTTTAATAAAAGTTATCGTAATCATTTGTCCAGAATAAAATCCATTTTGCCGGAAGCAGGATTTAACATAAGGTTAATTTATAAGTTTATGTTATAA
- a CDS encoding GIY-YIG nuclease family protein, translating to MTKFFTYILFSAKHNKHYFGHTSNLQKRISDHNSGLSTFTKKYLPWELIYFEEFDSRAEAMKREKFFKSYLGYKWLKQNKII from the coding sequence ATGACAAAATTCTTCACTTATATTCTTTTCTCTGCTAAACATAATAAACATTATTTTGGACATACTTCCAATCTCCAGAAAAGAATTTCTGATCACAATTCCGGACTTTCTACTTTCACTAAAAAATATCTCCCCTGGGAATTGATTTACTTTGAAGAATTCGATTCTCGTGCTGAGGCTATGAAAAGAGAAAAATTCTTCAAAAGTTATCTGGGTTATAAGTGGTTAAAACAGAACAAGATTATCTGA
- a CDS encoding TonB-dependent receptor family protein, whose amino-acid sequence MRLLFNTTFVVVVCIFLFSSSVYTQSKTEAKKDTLKYQLEQVTVTATRYTENILEVPYAISILLKEQIQNTKGYGLDEALSSVPGVLAQSRSGNQDIRLVIRGFGARGAGDRSNSGTSRGVRIMLNGIPETEPDGRTSFDNIDLSLADNIEVIRSNSSALWGNASGGVVNVSTVSDFSNPFLQVGGTFGSFGFRKYTLKSGTLLGIGKLSIGVSNITFDGWRERSGSKRTIVDINLVSRLSDLTKLGVFLTGAGNLFHIPGPLTQTQFDADPKQSNTTYKQRDERRYNRLGRAGITLDHDINETHGFSSMVFVNPKYLQRSERGTFRDFTRYHFGGNLIYRNSLKFDNNIENKLVVGADEAYQDGAILFYTLSPTNGRGSTLRDNKREGANTFGAFLQDEIRFGESFSLLVGGRYDNITYYSESFIDPALGLQKKSFEKFTPKAGLTYMFSKTHSVYFNLGGGVEVPAGNETDPAGTFGQDTVYLINPLLEPIESTTLELGTKQVLFISDNSLIKSLSYDLALYYIMIKNDIIPYRGGRFYFTAGKTNRMGAEAGFNLQFDGGLSLQGSLTLSSNKYEDYKVDSVHYGVPGSFADYKDNKVAGIPDMLYYASLNYAPEFLKGVFVGFSLNGMGSYFVDDANKIEVPSYNILNAVLGVRNFIDLTENLSLSGFVSVNNLTDKKYVASAFINPDIVGGVPVYLEPGLPRNITVSVSLGIR is encoded by the coding sequence ATGCGATTGTTATTCAATACTACATTTGTAGTAGTGGTTTGTATTTTTTTGTTCAGTAGTTCTGTTTACACACAAAGTAAAACCGAAGCAAAGAAAGACACTTTGAAATATCAGTTGGAACAGGTTACTGTAACAGCTACCAGATATACAGAAAATATTCTCGAAGTACCTTATGCGATTTCAATTCTTTTGAAAGAACAAATTCAAAACACCAAAGGGTACGGTTTGGACGAAGCACTCTCTTCTGTGCCAGGGGTTCTTGCACAATCAAGATCAGGTAATCAGGATATCAGATTGGTAATAAGAGGATTTGGTGCAAGAGGTGCAGGCGATCGTTCTAATTCAGGTACTTCAAGAGGTGTGAGAATTATGCTTAACGGAATACCTGAAACTGAACCTGATGGAAGAACTTCATTTGATAATATTGATTTAAGTTTAGCCGATAATATTGAAGTGATTCGTTCCAATTCATCAGCTTTATGGGGAAATGCGAGTGGTGGTGTTGTGAATGTTTCAACAGTATCGGATTTCAGTAATCCCTTTTTGCAAGTCGGTGGTACATTCGGAAGTTTTGGTTTCAGAAAATATACACTTAAGTCGGGAACTCTTTTAGGAATCGGAAAATTATCAATCGGAGTTTCGAATATTACTTTTGATGGTTGGCGTGAAAGATCAGGTTCTAAAAGAACTATTGTTGATATTAATTTAGTTTCCAGATTAAGTGATTTGACCAAACTTGGTGTTTTTCTGACAGGTGCCGGAAATCTTTTTCACATACCGGGACCACTTACTCAGACACAATTTGATGCTGATCCAAAGCAATCCAATACAACTTACAAACAACGCGATGAGAGAAGATATAACAGACTCGGAAGAGCCGGAATTACACTTGATCACGATATCAATGAAACTCATGGTTTCTCAAGTATGGTTTTTGTAAATCCAAAATATTTACAAAGATCCGAAAGAGGAACTTTCAGGGATTTTACAAGATATCATTTTGGCGGAAATCTTATTTACAGAAATTCCCTGAAATTTGATAACAACATTGAAAATAAACTTGTGGTAGGCGCCGATGAAGCTTATCAGGATGGTGCAATATTATTCTATACTCTATCTCCGACAAATGGACGCGGAAGCACATTGAGAGATAATAAACGCGAAGGTGCAAATACATTTGGTGCATTCCTGCAAGATGAAATAAGATTTGGTGAAAGTTTCAGTTTGTTGGTCGGTGGGAGATATGATAATATCACTTATTATTCTGAAAGTTTTATTGACCCTGCATTGGGCTTACAAAAGAAATCATTTGAGAAGTTCACTCCCAAAGCCGGACTAACCTATATGTTCTCAAAAACTCATAGTGTTTATTTCAACCTTGGTGGTGGAGTTGAAGTTCCAGCAGGAAATGAAACCGATCCTGCAGGCACTTTTGGTCAGGATACTGTATATCTTATCAATCCACTTTTAGAGCCAATTGAATCAACAACTTTGGAATTGGGAACAAAACAAGTATTATTTATTTCTGATAATTCATTAATTAAATCTTTAAGTTACGATTTAGCACTTTATTATATTATGATAAAGAATGATATTATTCCCTATCGTGGTGGCAGGTTTTACTTTACAGCCGGCAAGACTAACAGAATGGGCGCAGAGGCAGGGTTTAATCTGCAATTCGATGGAGGATTATCTTTGCAAGGTTCACTTACTCTTTCAAGTAATAAATATGAAGATTATAAGGTTGACTCGGTTCACTATGGTGTTCCTGGTTCTTTTGCAGATTATAAAGATAATAAAGTGGCCGGCATTCCTGATATGTTATATTATGCATCACTCAATTATGCACCTGAATTTCTTAAAGGAGTTTTTGTCGGATTTAGTTTGAATGGAATGGGAAGTTATTTTGTTGATGATGCTAATAAAATTGAAGTACCGTCATATAATATTCTCAATGCTGTTCTGGGAGTTCGTAATTTTATTGATTTGACAGAAAATCTTTCTTTATCGGGATTTGTTTCTGTAAATAATTTAACTGATAAAAAATATGTAGCCTCAGCTTTTATTAACCCTGATATTGTTGGTGGCGTTCCCGTTTATCTTGAGCCGGGACTGCCAAGAAATATAACCGTTTCTGTTTCTCTTGGTATCCGATAG